In the bacterium genome, ATCGTTGACCACCACCTTCTCAATGGTAATATTCAGCATTTCCAGAAGATTGCGAATCAAATCGTGCGTCAGGGGACGCGGCGGGGCGATGTTCTCAAGCTGGAGCGCAATGGCCTGGGCTTCCGTGGATCCCACCACAATCGGCAGCCAGCGGCTCTGCTTTTCGTCCTTGAGAATCACCACGAATCGACTGGTCGCCGTGTCGAGGGTGACACGTTCTACCTTGGCTCGGACCAGCATTGCCACCACCTCCTTTATCCTGACTATCAGGGCTTTTATGCATTTAATGTTAACTATTTTTCTTTTCAGTGTCAAGACATATTTTAGCGGGCGGTTCGTCGTCCCCTCCCCTCTCGCGCTCAGCCAGCCGCGCTCTCCGGCCCCTCCCCCCTCGCACCCACCCTGCTGTTCTCGCCGGAAAATAAGCGCTTGCTTTGCATGGTAAATTTTAGTACCTTTTCAAATTAGGAAAGGATACCCAGGGAGAAGCGATGCTCATTTTTGAAAAAGCAGTTATCAAGAAATACTGGCCGGCGGATGACAAGGGAGCCGACGATCTCATCGTGCGGCAGGTGCAGATGCAGGTAGAGGCCGAGATCGAGGACAGCGATCAGATCCGCGAGCTTTACAAGAACATGGTTCGCGGCCTGGTCCATCTGGCCATCATGGACAATCTCACTGGGGAAGAGTATGAAATCCCCGCTGTGACCATTCGTCCCTTCACCATCAAACAGAAAAAGATCACGCTGGGCAAGGGGGAAGCGGCAGAGACCGTTAAACAGGAATTTGCCCTCCTCACCCTGGTTTGCAAGACCAAAGACGACGACGGCGCCGCAATGCTCGCCGAGTTGTACCGTTTTTTTAATATCGAAGTACAGTTGAATTTTTCGGAGTTCCGCTTTGCCGGTGGTGCCGCTCTGGATGATGAACAGGAAGAGACGGCCGCAGAATAATCATTTCCTCGCCAGTCGGAATCTGGGAACCGTAGATGCCACCTGAGATTAAAAAAGTATTGCTGGATAATTTCCAGCTTGTGGCGACCTTCGGCACCCTAGTGACCTGGCTGGCCTTCAAGGGCAGCTCGTTTCCGCTGCTGGTCTGGGGCCGGCGTCTCTCCCTGCTGGCCTTTTTCCTTTTTCTCTACGACTTTTTCAAGCGACTCACCCCCGTATTGATCGGCCGGCTGGATATTGTCGAGGCCGATGTCTATATGCGCCGCTATTTTGCGATGAACAAGGGCACCGACTGGGTAGACGGCTTTTTCTGGGGAATTGCGGTCAGTCTGTTTGTCGGAATCGTCCTGGCACTCACCGCAGCTGAATTCGTTAAGAAAAAGAAAAAGTAGCCAGCACCCGCCTTTACGGTGCACCCGCACAGATGCCGCTCCGGAGATCAGCCGGGAGCAGCGAAAAACTCCCGATGGATCGCCCGCACGGTTACATCCCGGTCTTTCTCCTTGATGATAAAATATTGCGTCACCCGTGAGGCGCCCGAGGCGATCATCTCGACGTTGGCGCCCGCCCCGGCTACCGCCTTGAAGACCCGGGCCGCCAGGCCCCGCGTCTCGTTCAGGCCTTCGCCGACCACCCCGATCAGCGCTACGTCTGTGACAGGTTCGATATGGTCCACATAGGCTATTTTCAATCCTGCGATCAGGCTGGCACTGCGCTGAACATCCGCTTTCATGAGCAGTAGATTCACCGCAGTTTGGGCCGTGATCACCGAAATAATATTGATGTCGGCGTCACTCAACGCCGAGACCGCCGCCTTGAGAAATCCGACCTGCTGGCCGAGACTGGCGCCGTGCAGCCGCAGCATGCCGATATTCGAGTTGGTAACGACGCTCTTGATGATCTCCTCATGCTGTTGTTTTTCCGCACCAATGCGGGTACCCGGCGCATCCGGCCTGTAGGTATTTTTAATCACCGCCGGGATGGCCTTGCGGGCGAGCGGCTCGACTGTGCGCGGATGGAGAATCGAAGCGCCGAAGTAGCTCAGTTCTGCGGCTTCATCATACGCAAGGTATGCCAGGGGCTGCGCTTCCGGCACGATTTCCGGACTGGCGGTGAGAAAGCCGTCGACATCCTTCCAGATCTGCAATTCTTCGGCATCCATGGCATAGGCGACGATGGCGGCGCTGTAATCAGTGCCGCCGCGGCCGAAGGTGATGGTGTGGCCCGCGGCCGTTCGTCCGAAAAAGCCGGTGAGGACCGGAATGGCACCGCGTTGTAAGGTCTCCTGCAGGTGTGGCGGCAGCAAGCGGGCGGTGACCTCGAGCTCGGCGTTACCGTTGCCGAACTCCCCGCTGGCGACAATATCGATCTTGTCGCCGTCAAAGGCGGCCGCGTCGCTTCCGGCACACTGCAAGGCCCCGGCGAGCAGTTGGACCGCCATGCGCTCACCCATCGAGAGGATCAAATCGCGCGTCCGCCGGCTGCACTCGCCGGTGTAGGCGATGCCATAGAGCAGCTTCTCCAGACGCGAGCACAGGTAATCCACTTCATCGAGCACCCGGTGCTGCACCTCGTGATCGCCGATCGCGCCGAGGATCATCTCGCGGTGGAGGAGGTGAAGATAATCGAGCAACCCGGTTATTTTGCGTTCAGTCTGCAGCGCCTCATCGACGCTGCGCAGGAGGTGATTGGTGACGCCGCTGACGGCCGAGAGGACGATGATCTTGTCCGGTTCCGGCCGGTTGCACACTACCTCGACCACCTGCTGTAACGACTCGAGGTTGCGCAGTGAGGAGCCGCCGATTTTCAGGACGACCATGTGCGTGTCTCCTGTCATTCAAGATAGCCGGCGCGCAAGGCCAGCTCGGCATTGAGGAGCGAACCGCCCGCTGCACCGCGGACCAGGTTGTTCGCCAGATTCACCTGGCGGACAACAGCACCCGAGATTTCAAGGCGGCCGACAACGACGGCCATCCCTCTGCGCCGGCCCGGCCCGCCGGCGTCGGCATCGAGGCGGGGTTGGGGACGATTCGTACCTTCGCTGAGCAGAACCGGTCGCTCCGGGGCCATCGGCAATCCAGCCACAGCCTCCGGGGGGCGATAATCGCGATAGCAGGCCGCAACGTCTTCCCGGGTAACCGGCTGTTCCAGCTCAACATGGGTCGAGATCAGATGGCCCACAAGGGTGGGAACACGCACGCAGTGGGCATGCACCTCCCATCCGGCTGGCTCGAGACCCGAGACCGTAACCCGGCCGAAAATCTTGTTGCACTCCTGACGCACCTTGGCCTCCTCGCCATCAATCCAGGGGATGATGTTCCCCGAGATATCCATGGCCGGTACCCCGGGATAACCGGCCCCCGAGACGGCCTGATAGCTGGCGATGATGAGCCGCCGGATCCCCAGGGGCACCAGCGGGGCCAGGGAGAGTGCCAGTCCGGTGCTGGTGCAGTTGGCGTTGGTGACCAGCCTCCCCTTGTGTGGCTGCCGACGCACCAGTTCGAGATGACCCGGGTTGATCTCGGGGATAAGGATCGGAACCAGGGGATCCATCCGGAAGGCGCTGGCATTCGAGAAAACGTGGATGCCCTGGTCGGCCAGAGCAGGTTCGACTGATCTGGCGATTTCCGCCGGCAATCCGGAGAAAGCGATCCGTACCCCCTGGGCAGCCAGGGCGGCCGCCTCGAGCGGCATGAGATGCAAATCGGCCACCGCCGGGGCGATTCCCGCCGGATGTAGCGGAGTCACCTCCCCCAGCAGCTGGCCGATGCGGGCTTCACTGGCGCAGACCGCGGTAACCTGAAACCAGGGGTGGTCATGCAGCAAATGGAGGAAATACTGGCCCACCATGCCGGTGGCACCCAGGACAGCGACAGGCAGCTTTTCCAAAAGAACTCCCGATGGTTGAATTTTTAGTTTAAAGATACTCAACGAAAGGGATAAAAACAAGCAGGAATGAAGGCCGACAGGCATGCGGGAAAACAGCCTGTGGTTAAAAAAAAGCCGGAGTGACCTCCGGCCTGTCCGCATTATTTCTTTTCCACATCGATGTTCATGTGGATCTTGAGATCGTTCAATTCATCGCGTAATTCTTCAAGATCCTTGCGTAACTCCTCCATGGTCTCGCCGCTGAAGGGCCAGCTATCGCCATTGAAACGAAGCTGCAGGTTCAGCGGTTTGCGCTCGGAAAGAACGACGGTGGTGCTGTCTCGCCGGCCCTTGCGCACATAAGCGATCTGCAACGTGTCGGAATCGCTCTCCTGAACGGCTTTGGTGACCTCTTCGATCTTGTGGACGGCCTGGTCATTGACCGCCATAAGCACGTCGCCCGATTTCAGTCCGGCCTGCTCCGCCGCGCTTTCCGCATCGACATGAGTCACCAGCACGCCCTCCCCCTCTTTCACCATGAAATAATCCGCAAGATCGGGATCCATCTCCTGCAGTTGCACACCCATACGCCGGTTCTGGCGCATGAAAAAGTTGCGCAGCGGCTGCAGTTCCCGGGGGTGTTCCCTTTGTTGGTCCCGTTGCGGGGGCCGGATACCCATCGGTTTTTCTCGTTCCTCAAGTTTGACTTTCAGATTGAGCTTTCTGCCGTTGCGAAGCACCAGCAGCGCGACCTCGTCGCCTGGAGCCATCTTGCGGATATCCCGGGTGACGTCGTCGGCATCGCGCACGGTCCGATCCCTCAATTTGATGATTACATCACCCTCCCGTAAAC is a window encoding:
- a CDS encoding PDZ domain-containing protein; protein product: MKNWFIGAGIVLFAFALLGNGALRAAGVDSRQAHKGDAWLGLYLADVEETSNWDDAEGAVVREVVKGGPADKAGLREGDVIIKLRDRTVRDADDVTRDIRKMAPGDEVALLVLRNGRKLNLKVKLEEREKPMGIRPPQRDQQREHPRELQPLRNFFMRQNRRMGVQLQEMDPDLADYFMVKEGEGVLVTHVDAESAAEQAGLKSGDVLMAVNDQAVHKIEEVTKAVQESDSDTLQIAYVRKGRRDSTTVVLSERKPLNLQLRFNGDSWPFSGETMEELRKDLEELRDELNDLKIHMNIDVEKK
- a CDS encoding aspartate kinase, with protein sequence MVVLKIGGSSLRNLESLQQVVEVVCNRPEPDKIIVLSAVSGVTNHLLRSVDEALQTERKITGLLDYLHLLHREMILGAIGDHEVQHRVLDEVDYLCSRLEKLLYGIAYTGECSRRTRDLILSMGERMAVQLLAGALQCAGSDAAAFDGDKIDIVASGEFGNGNAELEVTARLLPPHLQETLQRGAIPVLTGFFGRTAAGHTITFGRGGTDYSAAIVAYAMDAEELQIWKDVDGFLTASPEIVPEAQPLAYLAYDEAAELSYFGASILHPRTVEPLARKAIPAVIKNTYRPDAPGTRIGAEKQQHEEIIKSVVTNSNIGMLRLHGASLGQQVGFLKAAVSALSDADINIISVITAQTAVNLLLMKADVQRSASLIAGLKIAYVDHIEPVTDVALIGVVGEGLNETRGLAARVFKAVAGAGANVEMIASGASRVTQYFIIKEKDRDVTVRAIHREFFAAPG
- the asd gene encoding aspartate-semialdehyde dehydrogenase, producing the protein MEKLPVAVLGATGMVGQYFLHLLHDHPWFQVTAVCASEARIGQLLGEVTPLHPAGIAPAVADLHLMPLEAAALAAQGVRIAFSGLPAEIARSVEPALADQGIHVFSNASAFRMDPLVPILIPEINPGHLELVRRQPHKGRLVTNANCTSTGLALSLAPLVPLGIRRLIIASYQAVSGAGYPGVPAMDISGNIIPWIDGEEAKVRQECNKIFGRVTVSGLEPAGWEVHAHCVRVPTLVGHLISTHVELEQPVTREDVAACYRDYRPPEAVAGLPMAPERPVLLSEGTNRPQPRLDADAGGPGRRRGMAVVVGRLEISGAVVRQVNLANNLVRGAAGGSLLNAELALRAGYLE